A genomic window from Helicobacter pylori includes:
- the hopL gene encoding Hop family outer membrane protein HopL, with product MIKKAKKLIPLLLISSLLAEDNGWYMSVGYQIGGTQQFINNKQLLENESIINSVTQSAINVAGPTTGLITLSSQSVIDALGYGVSNTVGNQLEGISNILNQIGKRKDFYSSRQISNISQQIIGLKGSSDPLKAHSSQITAKLLSNTQGAFNEGIALSSSIISSVNSLNPSNNTQEVKAQLQNTAQSMTELLQEIENSITKTTTTTYVQSLITNLTSAVNASSDNTAYVSALINALTTLGVGYFPTTTTTHVVLNPPGQVVFYPTNSILGSTSSNSNNQQQYNNTLLMNTLQGTLSNSANGSQNNGCTSQVQCLEQFIQELAPLAATPTSNNQANQQVQAIAQKLQSVAINTLDNNAINNTTYNLNNLHNALNFQAYESTIEQYNNALKQINWISFSEPKNLLKNTSNNYQIGTVTNAQGQNISAYDCMTATGSLSSNASNGISCSATSSTSNANSFDNSLVATSKVQTINGKEQIGVNSFNLVSQVWSVYNSLKTSEQNLQNNAKILCNNGTQSGTSSCNNTSSSSGLSLSGNSQLQNILSSNGTSASTQTKSNASKLKAMVVVNNEEETKTTNLAQSSGATTQSPNSTVMGALNTVLQNVSNFQQSVQSAFQNQDNNIQAWANAIYNTTGNQSQDMTTNNQDLRIQLRANFYQLINTINQQVPTDMNALIAQSQQNQQTSGATTNNSTCANGTNGNANWCYQQWSDSKAYYSGLQSALGYQTQATTQSGSNGGNSITYNVQQITLTSGGLLNQIITNLKGVNGGNGASGGSSGNGTNQITTAYQMLTDASDGKLGTYTNNAYQTCTNGTNKSNCYEPNKQQSATATTATTTDSSLQKVYSDAQKIANIIASSGNNKGVENGLKQFFEALKSNSNSLSSLCGNGSGGNSGSCSGGLINLLGAIPTNGVSDTNNLINLLTEFIKTAGFIQNNDNNASNESLKSAFQAITSAVSQGFQALQNDISPNAILTLLQEITSNTTTIQSFSQTLRQLLGDKTFFMVQQKLIDAMINARNQVQNAQNQANSYGAQPILSQYAPAKSTQHGMSNGLGVGIGYKYFFGKARKLGLRHYFFFDYGFSEIGVANQSVKANIFAYGVGTDFLWNLFRRTYNTKALNFGLFAGVQLGGTTWLSSLKQQIIDNWGNANDIHSTNFQVMLNFGVRTNFAEFKRFAQKFHNQGVISQKSVEFGIKVPLINQAYLSSAGADVSYRRLYTFYINYIMGF from the coding sequence TACCACCGGTTTGATTACTTTAAGCTCTCAAAGCGTCATTGACGCCTTAGGCTATGGGGTGAGCAATACCGTAGGCAACCAACTAGAAGGCATTTCTAATATCTTAAACCAAATTGGCAAAAGAAAAGATTTTTATTCTAGCCGTCAAATCTCTAACATTTCCCAACAAATCATAGGGCTTAAAGGAAGCTCTGACCCCTTAAAAGCCCACTCTTCACAAATCACAGCCAAACTCCTTTCCAACACTCAAGGCGCTTTTAACGAAGGCATTGCACTAAGCTCTAGCATCATTAGCTCTGTGAATAGCCTTAATCCTAGCAATAACACCCAAGAAGTCAAAGCCCAGCTCCAAAACACCGCGCAATCCATGACAGAATTGTTGCAAGAAATTGAAAACAGCATCACTAAAACCACGACCACCACTTATGTGCAATCCTTAATCACCAACCTAACCAGTGCAGTGAACGCTTCCAGCGACAATACCGCTTATGTGAGCGCTCTTATCAACGCTCTAACCACTTTAGGGGTAGGATATTTCCCCACCACGACCACAACGCATGTGGTGTTAAACCCGCCAGGACAAGTCGTGTTCTATCCAACCAATTCCATTTTAGGCTCTACTTCTTCAAACAGCAACAACCAACAACAATACAACAACACCCTTTTAATGAACACTTTACAAGGGACATTGAGTAATAGTGCAAACGGATCCCAAAATAACGGTTGCACTAGCCAAGTCCAATGTTTAGAACAATTTATCCAAGAATTAGCCCCTTTAGCCGCAACCCCCACTTCAAACAACCAAGCTAACCAGCAAGTCCAAGCCATTGCCCAAAAACTCCAAAGCGTCGCTATCAACACTTTAGACAACAATGCGATCAATAACACCACTTACAATTTAAACAATTTGCACAACGCCTTGAATTTTCAAGCCTATGAAAGCACGATAGAACAATACAACAACGCTTTAAAACAAATTAATTGGATCAGTTTTAGTGAGCCTAAAAACCTGCTCAAAAACACTTCTAATAATTACCAAATTGGCACCGTTACCAACGCTCAAGGGCAAAATATCAGCGCGTATGATTGCATGACTGCCACCGGAAGTCTTTCTAGCAATGCTTCTAACGGGATTTCATGCTCAGCAACAAGCTCCACAAGTAACGCAAATAGCTTTGACAATTCTTTAGTCGCTACCTCCAAAGTCCAAACCATTAATGGCAAAGAGCAAATCGGCGTGAATTCTTTCAACCTTGTTTCTCAAGTGTGGAGCGTTTATAACTCTTTAAAAACTTCAGAACAAAATTTGCAAAACAACGCCAAAATATTATGCAACAATGGGACGCAATCCGGGACAAGCTCATGCAATAATACCAGCTCTTCTAGTGGTTTGAGTCTCAGCGGGAACTCCCAATTGCAAAATATTTTAAGCTCTAATGGGACTAGTGCTAGCACTCAAACTAAAAGCAACGCTTCTAAACTAAAAGCGATGGTGGTTGTGAACAATGAAGAAGAAACTAAAACGACTAACTTAGCTCAAAGCAGTGGGGCAACCACACAATCCCCTAACAGCACGGTAATGGGGGCTTTAAACACCGTGTTGCAAAATGTCAGCAATTTCCAACAAAGCGTTCAAAGCGCTTTTCAAAACCAAGACAATAATATCCAAGCTTGGGCGAATGCGATTTACAACACTACCGGGAATCAATCGCAAGATATGACCACTAATAACCAAGATTTACGCATCCAATTAAGGGCGAATTTCTACCAGCTCATCAATACGATTAACCAGCAAGTGCCTACAGACATGAACGCTTTAATCGCTCAAAGCCAGCAAAACCAACAAACAAGTGGTGCAACAACCAATAACAGCACATGCGCGAATGGAACGAATGGAAACGCTAACTGGTGCTATCAGCAATGGTCCGATTCTAAGGCTTATTACAGCGGGTTGCAAAGCGCTTTAGGGTATCAAACACAAGCAACAACTCAAAGCGGGAGCAACGGTGGGAACAGCATCACCTACAATGTCCAACAAATCACGCTCACTAGCGGTGGGTTGCTCAATCAAATCATCACAAATCTTAAGGGCGTTAATGGGGGCAATGGTGCGAGTGGTGGAAGCAGTGGAAATGGCACTAATCAAATCACTACAGCTTATCAAATGCTCACAGACGCCAGCGATGGGAAATTAGGGACTTATACTAATAACGCTTATCAAACATGCACGAATGGAACGAATAAGAGCAATTGTTATGAACCCAACAAACAACAAAGCGCCACAGCAACTACCGCAACCACAACCGACAGCAGCTTGCAAAAAGTCTATAGCGACGCTCAAAAAATAGCCAACATCATCGCCAGTTCAGGGAATAACAAGGGCGTTGAAAACGGCTTAAAACAATTCTTTGAAGCGCTAAAAAGCAATAGCAACAGCCTCAGCAGTTTGTGCGGTAATGGTAGCGGTGGTAATAGTGGCAGTTGCTCCGGTGGGCTTATCAACCTTTTAGGGGCAATCCCAACGAACGGGGTGAGCGATACGAATAATTTAATTAATTTGCTCACCGAATTTATTAAAACCGCCGGGTTTATCCAAAATAATGACAATAACGCTAGTAATGAGAGCCTTAAAAGCGCTTTTCAAGCCATTACGAGCGCCGTTTCTCAAGGGTTTCAAGCCTTACAAAACGACATTAGCCCTAATGCGATTTTAACCTTGCTTCAAGAAATCACTTCTAACACGACCACCATTCAGTCATTCTCTCAAACCTTACGGCAGCTTTTAGGGGATAAAACCTTCTTTATGGTGCAACAAAAACTCATTGATGCGATGATTAACGCCAGGAATCAGGTTCAAAACGCGCAAAATCAAGCCAATAGCTACGGCGCTCAACCCATTTTAAGCCAGTATGCACCCGCTAAAAGCACCCAACATGGCATGAGTAATGGCTTAGGGGTTGGCATAGGCTATAAATACTTCTTTGGTAAGGCTAGGAAATTGGGTCTTAGGCATTATTTTTTCTTTGATTACGGCTTTAGTGAGATCGGCGTGGCTAATCAAAGCGTGAAAGCGAATATCTTTGCTTATGGGGTAGGCACGGATTTTTTATGGAATTTATTCAGGAGGACTTACAACACGAAAGCGTTGAATTTTGGGCTATTTGCTGGGGTCCAACTAGGCGGCACGACATGGCTTAGCTCTTTAAAGCAACAAATCATTGACAATTGGGGGAACGCTAATGACATCCATTCAACGAATTTTCAAGTGATGCTGAATTTTGGGGTGCGCACCAACTTTGCGGAGTTTAAGCGTTTTGCTCAAAAATTCCACAATCAAGGGGTTATCAGCCAAAAGAGCGTGGAATTTGGGATTAAAGTGCCTCTCATCAATCAAGCGTATTTGAGCAGCGCTGGGGCTGATGTGAGCTACAGAAGGCTTTATACCTTTTATATCAATTACATCATGGGGTTTTAA
- the proC gene encoding pyrroline-5-carboxylate reductase — translation METLQFIGYGNMAQAILEGSHEILSKRFILEITGRNPEKIAPFLQEKNIQAQIVHYKNAINVHEKFVFLLFKPYNLKDFNYQGQAKSVLSALAGVNFEALKDAIDSSHYLKCMPNIASKFALSSTAVCEKSVAPLISQKALSIIESFGSCVRVGSEEQVDSSVATNGSALAFLSLVASSLKDAGIREGLNARDSLELVKMSFKGFAKLLEQERPEMITEQICTPKGVTIEGLSVLEKRGVRGAFIEACHESVKKMRP, via the coding sequence ATGGAAACTTTGCAATTCATTGGCTATGGGAATATGGCTCAAGCGATTTTAGAAGGCTCGCATGAAATTTTGTCCAAGCGTTTTATTTTAGAAATCACCGGGAGAAACCCTGAAAAAATCGCCCCCTTTTTACAAGAAAAAAACATTCAAGCTCAAATTGTGCATTACAAAAACGCTATTAATGTGCATGAAAAATTCGTATTTTTACTTTTTAAGCCTTATAACCTTAAGGATTTTAACTATCAAGGGCAAGCCAAAAGCGTTTTGAGCGCATTAGCCGGGGTGAATTTTGAAGCCTTAAAGGACGCGATTGATTCTTCACATTACCTCAAATGCATGCCCAATATTGCAAGCAAATTCGCCCTTTCTTCTACGGCGGTGTGCGAAAAATCAGTTGCACCTTTGATAAGCCAAAAGGCTTTGAGTATCATTGAAAGCTTTGGGAGTTGCGTGCGAGTGGGCAGTGAAGAGCAGGTGGATTCTAGCGTCGCCACCAATGGGAGCGCGCTCGCTTTTTTAAGCTTAGTAGCGAGCAGTTTGAAAGACGCCGGCATTAGAGAGGGCTTGAACGCTAGAGATTCTTTAGAATTAGTGAAAATGAGTTTTAAAGGCTTTGCCAAGCTTTTAGAACAAGAACGCCCTGAGATGATTACAGAGCAAATTTGCACCCCTAAAGGCGTAACGATTGAAGGCTTGAGCGTTTTAGAAAAAAGGGGGGTTAGGGGAGCGTTTATAGAAGCATGCCATGAAAGCGTGAAAAAAATGCGCCCCTAA
- the fic gene encoding protein adenylyltransferase Fic gives MHLDRKSLEKAKHLVQSGYIDTIEVGTIKGLQEIHRCLFEGLYEFAGKIRDKNISKGNFRFANCLYLDLILPRIESMPQSNFNQIIEKYVEMNIAHPFLEGNGRATRIWLDLLLKKELKKIVLWDRIDKAAYLSAMERSPVNDLEIKTLLKKHLSSNINDPLTFIKGITQSYYYEGL, from the coding sequence ATGCATTTAGACAGAAAAAGTTTAGAAAAAGCCAAGCATTTAGTCCAAAGCGGTTATATTGACACCATAGAAGTAGGCACGATCAAAGGCTTGCAAGAAATCCATCGTTGTTTGTTTGAAGGGCTGTATGAATTTGCCGGGAAAATCAGGGATAAAAATATCTCTAAAGGGAATTTCAGGTTCGCTAATTGCTTGTATTTGGATTTGATTTTACCCAGAATTGAGAGCATGCCGCAAAGTAATTTCAATCAAATCATAGAAAAATATGTGGAAATGAATATCGCCCACCCTTTTTTAGAGGGTAATGGCAGAGCCACAAGGATATGGCTTGATTTGTTGCTTAAAAAGGAATTGAAAAAAATCGTTCTTTGGGATAGGATTGATAAAGCCGCTTATTTGAGCGCGATGGAGAGAAGCCCTGTGAATGATTTGGAAATCAAAACGCTTTTAAAAAAGCATTTGAGTTCTAACATCAACGATCCTTTAACTTTCATTAAAGGCATCACGCAGTCCTATTATTATGAGGGGCTTTAA
- the ybeY gene encoding rRNA maturation RNase YbeY, whose protein sequence is MLEIDNQTPLKLDFLLLGKIADFLAPIQMVELVLVSNETMRGINRDLRNCDYATDVLSFPLEAIPHTPLGSVVINAPLAQANALKLGHSLENEIALLFIHGMLHLLGYDHEKDQGEQRQKESELIKAFNLPLSLIERVQD, encoded by the coding sequence ATGCTAGAAATAGACAACCAAACCCCGCTTAAATTAGACTTTTTGTTGTTAGGAAAAATTGCAGATTTTTTAGCCCCCATTCAAATGGTTGAACTTGTTTTAGTGAGCAATGAAACCATGCGAGGAATCAACAGGGATTTAAGGAATTGCGATTACGCCACTGATGTTTTGAGCTTCCCTTTAGAAGCGATCCCTCACACCCCTTTAGGGAGCGTGGTGATTAATGCGCCGCTAGCCCAAGCCAACGCTCTAAAATTAGGGCATAGTTTAGAAAACGAGATCGCTTTATTATTCATTCATGGAATGTTGCATTTACTAGGCTATGACCATGAAAAAGACCAAGGCGAGCAACGCCAAAAGGAGAGCGAACTCATCAAAGCTTTTAACCTGCCTTTGAGTTTGATTGAGCGGGTGCAAGATTGA
- a CDS encoding flavodoxin, whose amino-acid sequence MGKIGIFFGTDSGNAEAIAEKISGVIGNAEVIDVAKASKEQFNGFKNVILVAPTAGAGDLQTDWEDFLGTLEASDFANKTIGLVGLGDQDTYSETFAEGIFHIYEKAKAGKVVGHTSTDGYHFEASKAVEGGKFVGLVIDEDNQDDLTDGRIAKWVEQIKGSFA is encoded by the coding sequence ATGGGAAAAATTGGTATCTTTTTTGGGACAGATAGTGGGAACGCTGAAGCTATCGCTGAAAAAATCAGTGGCGTTATTGGTAATGCGGAAGTGATTGATGTGGCTAAAGCTTCTAAAGAGCAATTCAATGGCTTTAAAAATGTTATTCTAGTCGCTCCAACAGCCGGTGCGGGCGATTTGCAAACAGATTGGGAAGACTTTTTAGGCACGCTAGAAGCGAGCGATTTTGCGAATAAAACCATTGGGCTTGTAGGCTTGGGCGATCAAGACACTTACAGCGAAACTTTTGCAGAAGGCATTTTCCACATTTATGAAAAAGCTAAAGCCGGAAAAGTAGTAGGACACACTTCCACTGATGGCTATCATTTTGAAGCGTCTAAAGCGGTAGAAGGCGGTAAATTCGTGGGTCTAGTGATTGATGAAGACAATCAAGACGATTTGACTGATGGGAGGATTGCAAAATGGGTAGAACAAATTAAAGGTTCTTTCGCTTAA
- a CDS encoding DedA family protein, with protein sequence MQEALLRFQEGFKEWGYLILFLYSLGGGFVGIVIASILSATTHALDIKITIVVAFLGNMVGSGALVVFARYQKREFLKYFHKHRRKLALASVWVKRYAFLMIFVNKYLYGIKSVVPLAIGFSKYPLKKFLWLNVLSSFLWALIVGGVSFKASDWVKTMYERLSHYTSFFVIGFALIAFLIWFLLKRYSRKMGF encoded by the coding sequence ATGCAAGAAGCGTTGCTGCGTTTTCAAGAGGGTTTTAAAGAGTGGGGTTATCTTATTTTGTTTTTGTATTCTTTAGGGGGTGGGTTTGTAGGCATTGTCATCGCTTCTATTTTGAGTGCTACCACGCATGCTTTGGATATAAAAATAACGATTGTGGTCGCTTTTTTAGGAAACATGGTAGGGAGTGGGGCTCTTGTGGTCTTTGCCCGCTATCAAAAAAGAGAGTTTTTAAAGTATTTTCATAAGCACAGAAGAAAGCTTGCTTTGGCGAGTGTGTGGGTGAAACGCTACGCTTTTTTAATGATTTTTGTCAATAAATATTTGTATGGGATTAAAAGCGTTGTGCCTTTGGCGATCGGCTTTAGCAAGTACCCTTTAAAAAAGTTTTTATGGCTTAATGTTTTATCCAGTTTTTTGTGGGCGTTAATCGTGGGGGGCGTTTCTTTTAAAGCGAGCGATTGGGTGAAAACGATGTATGAAAGGCTTTCTCATTACACTTCGTTTTTTGTGATAGGTTTTGCTCTTATAGCGTTTTTAATATGGTTTTTATTGAAACGATATTCGCGCAAAATGGGTTTTTAA
- the ccoS gene encoding cbb3-type cytochrome oxidase assembly protein CcoS, which translates to MNTEILTIMLVVSVLMGLIGLIAFLWGVKSGQFDDEKRMLESVLYDSASDLNEAILQEKRQKD; encoded by the coding sequence ATGAATACAGAAATTTTAACCATCATGTTAGTTGTCTCAGTGCTTATGGGATTGATAGGCCTAATAGCGTTTTTATGGGGGGTTAAAAGCGGTCAGTTTGACGATGAAAAACGCATGCTTGAAAGCGTGTTGTATGATAGTGCAAGCGATTTGAACGAAGCCATTTTGCAAGAAAAACGCCAAAAGGATTAA
- a CDS encoding NAD(P)-binding domain-containing protein encodes MNQEILDVLIVGAGPGGIATAVECEIAGVKKALLCEKTESHSGMMEKFYKAGKKIDKDYKKQIVELKGHIPFKDSFKEETLENFTNLLKEHHIAPSYKTDIESVKKEGDLFKITTTSNTTYQAKFVVVAIGKMGQPNRPTYKIPVALSKQVVFSINDCKENEKTLVIGGGNSAVEYAIALCKTTPTTLNYRKKEFSRINEDNAKSLQEVLDNNTLKSKLGVDIESLEEDGAQIKVNFTDNTSESFDRLLYAIGGSTPLEFFKRCSLELDPSTNIPVVKANLESNNIPNLFIVGDILFKSGASIATALNHGYDVAVEIAKRLQS; translated from the coding sequence ATGAACCAAGAAATTTTAGATGTGTTGATTGTGGGTGCAGGGCCTGGAGGCATTGCCACAGCCGTAGAATGCGAAATAGCCGGCGTTAAAAAAGCGCTTTTATGCGAAAAAACCGAAAGCCATTCAGGCATGATGGAAAAGTTTTACAAAGCCGGTAAAAAGATTGATAAAGACTATAAAAAACAAATCGTAGAGCTTAAAGGGCATATCCCTTTTAAAGACAGCTTTAAAGAAGAGACTTTAGAGAATTTCACCAATCTTTTAAAAGAACATCATATTGCACCAAGTTATAAAACCGATATTGAAAGCGTGAAAAAAGAAGGCGATCTGTTTAAAATCACCACCACTTCTAATACAACCTATCAAGCTAAATTCGTGGTGGTTGCGATTGGGAAAATGGGCCAGCCAAACCGCCCTACTTATAAAATCCCTGTTGCACTCTCCAAACAAGTGGTTTTTAGCATCAATGATTGCAAGGAAAATGAAAAAACCCTTGTGATCGGAGGAGGCAATTCAGCGGTGGAATACGCTATTGCTTTGTGCAAAACCACCCCCACCACCCTCAATTACCGCAAAAAAGAATTCAGCCGCATCAATGAAGATAACGCTAAAAGCTTGCAAGAAGTCTTGGATAACAACACGCTTAAAAGCAAGCTTGGGGTGGATATTGAAAGCCTAGAAGAAGATGGTGCTCAAATTAAGGTCAATTTCACTGACAACACGAGCGAGAGTTTTGATCGCTTGCTGTATGCAATTGGCGGATCCACCCCTTTAGAGTTTTTCAAACGCTGTTCTTTAGAATTAGATCCTAGCACCAATATCCCTGTGGTGAAAGCAAATTTAGAGAGCAACAATATCCCTAATTTGTTCATCGTGGGCGATATTTTATTCAAATCAGGGGCGAGCATCGCTACTGCATTAAATCATGGCTATGATGTCGCTGTAGAAATCGCTAAAAGGTTGCAGTCTTAA
- a CDS encoding HP1165 family MFS efflux transporter: METLRKNILAYYGANFLLMIAQSLPHAILTPLLLSKGLSLSEILLVQTFFSFCVLVAEYPSGVLADLMSRKNLFLVSNAFLIASFSFVLFFDSFIFMLLAWGLYGLYSACSSGTIEASLITDIKENKKDLSKFLARNNQIAYLSMIIGSSLGSFLYTKIHAMLYIVGIFLIMLCTLTIIFYFKEKEGDFKSQKSLKLLKEQVKGSLKELKDNPKLKILLVGHLIVPIFFMSHFQMWQAYFLNQGIKEQYLFIFYIAFQVISILIHFLKASSYSQKIALSLLAVLLGVSPLLLTNIPYCFIGVYALMVAFFTYMSYCLGYQFSKFVSKNNISSLSSLSSSCVRVVSVLVLSLSSLELHYFSPLSVITMHFALTLIILFFFLYKSKPFDA; this comes from the coding sequence ATGGAAACTTTAAGAAAAAACATTTTAGCTTACTATGGGGCGAACTTTCTCTTAATGATTGCGCAAAGTTTGCCCCATGCGATTTTGACCCCCTTGTTGCTTTCTAAAGGGCTTAGTTTGAGCGAAATCTTGCTCGTGCAAACCTTTTTTAGCTTTTGCGTGCTGGTGGCTGAATACCCAAGCGGTGTTTTAGCGGATTTGATGAGTAGGAAAAATTTATTCCTTGTTTCTAATGCCTTTTTAATCGCTAGTTTTTCATTTGTGCTTTTTTTTGATAGCTTTATTTTCATGCTTTTAGCATGGGGGTTGTATGGTTTGTATAGCGCATGCTCTAGCGGCACGATTGAAGCTTCGCTGATTACAGACATTAAAGAAAATAAAAAAGATTTGTCTAAATTTTTAGCCAGAAACAATCAAATCGCTTATTTGAGCATGATTATAGGGAGTTCTTTAGGATCGTTTTTATACACAAAAATCCATGCGATGCTGTATATCGTGGGGATTTTTTTAATCATGCTCTGCACGCTAACGATCATTTTTTATTTTAAAGAAAAAGAAGGGGATTTTAAAAGCCAAAAAAGTTTGAAACTCCTTAAAGAGCAAGTCAAGGGCAGTCTTAAAGAGCTTAAAGACAACCCTAAGCTTAAAATCTTGTTAGTGGGGCATTTGATTGTGCCCATCTTTTTTATGAGCCATTTTCAAATGTGGCAAGCGTATTTTTTGAATCAAGGCATTAAAGAGCAATACCTTTTTATATTTTATATCGCTTTTCAAGTGATTTCTATCCTCATTCATTTTTTAAAAGCCTCCAGTTACAGCCAAAAAATCGCCTTGAGTTTGCTTGCGGTGTTGCTAGGCGTTAGCCCACTATTACTTACGAATATCCCTTATTGTTTCATAGGGGTGTATGCACTCATGGTGGCGTTTTTCACTTACATGAGCTATTGTTTGGGGTATCAATTTTCCAAATTTGTTTCTAAAAACAACATTTCATCGCTTTCATCGCTTTCATCAAGCTGTGTGCGTGTGGTTTCTGTGCTGGTTCTATCCTTAAGCAGTTTGGAATTGCACTATTTTTCGCCCTTGAGTGTTATCACCATGCATTTTGCCCTTACGCTTATCATTCTCTTTTTCTTTTTGTATAAGTCTAAGCCGTTTGATGCATGA
- the pgi gene encoding glucose-6-phosphate isomerase, translating into MLTQLKTYPKLLKHYEEIKEMHMRDWFSKDKERASRYFVQFESLSLDYSKNRLNDTTLKLLFELAKDCSLKEKIEAMFKGEKINTTEKRAVLHTALRSLNDTEILLDNMEVLKSVRSVLKRMRAFSDSVRSGKRLGYTNQVITDIVNIGIGGSDLGALMVCTALKRYAHPRLKMHFVSNVDGTQILDVLEKLNPASTLFIVASKTFSTQETLTNALTARKWFVERSGDEKHIAKHFVAVSTNKEAVQQFGIDEHNMFEFWDFVGGRYSLWSAIGLSIMIYLGKKNFNALLKGAYLMDEHFRNAPFESNLPVLMGLIGVWYINFFQSKSHLIAPYDQYLRHFPKFIQQLDMESNGKRISKKGETIPYDTCPVVWGDMGINAQHAFFQLLHQGTHLIPIDFIASLDKKPNAKGHHEILFSNVLAQAQAFMKGKSYEEAFGELLSKGLDKDEAKDLAHHRVFFGNRPSNILLLEKISPSNMGALVALYEHKVFVQGVIWDINSFDQWGVELGKELAVPILQELEGHKSNAFFDSSTKHLIELYKNYNQ; encoded by the coding sequence ATGCTAACCCAATTAAAAACTTATCCAAAATTACTCAAACATTATGAAGAAATTAAAGAAATGCACATGCGCGACTGGTTTTCTAAAGACAAAGAGCGAGCGAGCCGTTATTTTGTGCAATTTGAAAGCTTGAGCTTGGATTATTCCAAAAACCGCTTGAATGACACCACTTTAAAACTCCTTTTTGAATTGGCGAAGGATTGCTCTTTGAAAGAAAAGATTGAAGCGATGTTTAAAGGCGAAAAGATCAACACCACCGAAAAAAGAGCCGTTTTACACACCGCTTTAAGGAGCTTGAACGACACTGAAATTTTACTAGACAACATGGAAGTGTTAAAAAGCGTTCGGAGCGTCTTAAAACGCATGCGAGCCTTTAGCGATAGCGTGAGGAGCGGTAAAAGACTAGGCTATACCAACCAAGTGATCACCGACATTGTCAATATTGGTATTGGGGGGTCAGATTTGGGCGCTTTAATGGTTTGCACGGCTCTAAAACGCTACGCCCACCCGAGATTAAAAATGCATTTTGTGTCTAATGTGGATGGCACACAGATTTTAGATGTTTTAGAAAAACTCAATCCAGCCAGCACGCTTTTTATCGTGGCTTCTAAGACTTTTTCCACTCAAGAAACCTTAACTAACGCCCTAACCGCTAGAAAATGGTTTGTAGAAAGGAGCGGCGATGAAAAACATATCGCTAAGCATTTTGTAGCGGTATCCACCAATAAAGAAGCGGTGCAACAGTTTGGCATTGATGAGCATAACATGTTTGAATTTTGGGATTTTGTAGGGGGGCGTTATAGCTTGTGGTCAGCCATTGGTTTATCCATTATGATCTATTTAGGGAAGAAAAATTTTAACGCTCTTTTGAAAGGAGCGTATTTGATGGATGAGCATTTTAGGAACGCCCCTTTTGAAAGCAATTTGCCCGTTTTAATGGGATTGATTGGCGTGTGGTATATCAATTTTTTCCAATCCAAAAGCCACTTGATCGCTCCTTATGATCAATATCTAAGGCATTTCCCTAAATTCATCCAGCAATTGGACATGGAAAGTAATGGCAAACGCATCAGCAAAAAAGGCGAAACAATCCCCTATGACACCTGCCCTGTTGTTTGGGGCGATATGGGCATTAACGCTCAGCACGCTTTTTTCCAGCTCTTGCATCAAGGCACGCATTTAATCCCCATTGATTTTATCGCCTCTTTAGACAAAAAGCCTAACGCTAAAGGCCATCATGAGATTTTATTCAGCAATGTTTTAGCGCAAGCGCAAGCTTTCATGAAAGGCAAAAGTTATGAAGAAGCGTTTGGCGAACTGCTTTCTAAAGGCTTAGACAAAGATGAAGCCAAAGATTTAGCCCACCACAGGGTGTTTTTTGGCAACCGCCCCTCTAATATCCTTTTATTAGAAAAGATTTCGCCAAGCAATATGGGGGCGTTGGTGGCTCTTTATGAACATAAAGTCTTTGTGCAAGGGGTTATTTGGGATATTAACAGCTTTGATCAATGGGGCGTGGAGCTTGGGAAAGAATTAGCCGTGCCGATTTTGCAAGAATTAGAAGGGCATAAAAGCAACGCTTTTTTTGACAGCTCCACCAAGCATTTAATAGAATTGTATAAAAATTATAACCAATAG